The Marinobacter sp. ANT_B65 genome has a segment encoding these proteins:
- the katG gene encoding catalase/peroxidase HPI — translation MSQNNTGGKCPVMHGANSTESRNVMNWWPEGLNLDILHQHDRKTNPLGDDFDYREEVKSLDFDGIKKDLLALMTDSQDWWPADWGHYGGLMIRMAWHSAGTYRIADGRGGAGTGNQRFAPISSWPDNVSLDKARRLLWPVKRKYGNKISWADLIVLAGTVAYESMGLPAYGFSFGREDIWHPEKDIYWGAEKEWLAPSDERYEDVEKPDTMENPLAAVQMGLIYVNPEGVNGKPDPLKTAEQVRVTFARMAMDDEETAALTAGGHTVGKCHGNGDAEALGAEPEAADVEEQGLGWSNPNMQGKASRAVTSGIEGAWTTHPTKFDMGFFKLLFGYEWELKKSPAGAWQWEPVNMKEEDKPVDASDPSVRHNPIMTDADMAMKMDPKYRAICEKFIADPQYFRDTFARAWFKLTHRDLGPKARYIGPETPAEDLIWQDPVPAGSTGYCEEVVKQKIAESGLGIGDMVSTAWDSARTYRGSDMRGGANGGRIRLAPQKDWEGNEPARLAKVLKVYEQISADTGASIADVIVLAASVGIEKAAKAAGFDVRVPFLKGRGDATDEMTDAESFEPLEPVADAFRNWLKKDYMVKPEELLLDRAQLMGLTAPEMTVLIGGMRMLGTNHNGTRHGVFTNREGQLTNDFFVNLTDMGNTWKPVGDNLYEIRDRKSDQVKWTASRVDLVFGSNSILRSYAEVYAQDDNQEKFVKDFIAAWTKVMNADRFDIQK, via the coding sequence ATGTCTCAGAATAATACAGGTGGCAAATGCCCCGTGATGCACGGAGCTAACTCTACGGAAAGCCGGAACGTTATGAACTGGTGGCCGGAAGGGCTCAATCTCGACATCCTGCATCAGCACGACCGCAAAACAAATCCGCTAGGTGATGATTTCGATTACCGTGAGGAAGTCAAAAGTCTCGACTTTGACGGCATCAAAAAAGATCTGCTTGCCCTGATGACAGACAGCCAGGACTGGTGGCCGGCAGACTGGGGACATTATGGCGGCCTGATGATCCGTATGGCCTGGCACTCTGCGGGCACCTACCGTATTGCTGACGGACGCGGTGGCGCGGGTACCGGAAATCAGCGCTTTGCACCGATCAGCTCATGGCCGGACAACGTCAGCCTTGATAAGGCCCGTCGTTTGCTGTGGCCGGTCAAAAGGAAGTACGGCAACAAGATCAGCTGGGCTGACCTGATAGTTCTGGCTGGTACAGTCGCCTATGAATCCATGGGCCTGCCGGCATACGGCTTCTCCTTCGGCCGGGAAGATATCTGGCATCCTGAGAAAGACATCTACTGGGGCGCAGAAAAAGAGTGGCTGGCACCGTCTGATGAGCGTTATGAAGACGTCGAAAAGCCGGACACCATGGAGAACCCTCTGGCTGCAGTGCAGATGGGTCTGATCTACGTGAATCCTGAAGGCGTAAACGGTAAGCCTGATCCTCTCAAGACAGCTGAGCAGGTGCGTGTGACCTTTGCCCGTATGGCCATGGACGACGAGGAAACAGCCGCCCTGACTGCGGGTGGACACACCGTGGGCAAGTGTCACGGTAACGGAGATGCTGAAGCTCTGGGTGCCGAGCCCGAAGCTGCGGATGTAGAAGAGCAGGGCCTGGGCTGGAGCAACCCCAATATGCAGGGTAAGGCCAGCCGGGCGGTGACCTCTGGTATTGAAGGTGCCTGGACCACACACCCTACCAAATTTGATATGGGCTTCTTCAAGCTGCTGTTCGGTTATGAGTGGGAGCTGAAGAAAAGCCCCGCCGGTGCCTGGCAGTGGGAACCTGTCAACATGAAGGAAGAAGACAAGCCGGTTGATGCAAGCGATCCTTCCGTTCGCCACAATCCGATCATGACCGATGCAGATATGGCTATGAAGATGGACCCCAAATACCGGGCTATCTGTGAAAAGTTCATTGCTGATCCCCAGTACTTCAGGGACACATTCGCCCGTGCCTGGTTCAAGCTGACACACCGTGATCTGGGACCGAAAGCCCGTTACATAGGCCCGGAAACACCGGCCGAAGACCTGATCTGGCAGGATCCTGTGCCGGCGGGCAGTACCGGTTACTGTGAAGAAGTGGTCAAACAGAAGATTGCTGAAAGCGGGTTGGGTATTGGCGACATGGTCAGCACTGCCTGGGACAGCGCTCGAACCTACCGTGGTTCAGATATGCGCGGTGGCGCCAATGGCGGCCGTATCCGTCTGGCACCCCAGAAAGACTGGGAAGGCAACGAGCCCGCACGACTGGCGAAGGTTCTCAAGGTGTACGAGCAGATCTCTGCAGACACCGGAGCCAGCATCGCTGATGTAATTGTACTGGCAGCCAGTGTGGGTATTGAGAAGGCAGCAAAAGCCGCCGGTTTCGATGTTCGTGTTCCTTTCCTCAAGGGCCGCGGAGACGCCACCGACGAAATGACCGATGCTGAGTCTTTCGAGCCCCTGGAGCCAGTAGCAGATGCTTTCCGTAACTGGCTGAAGAAGGATTATATGGTCAAGCCGGAAGAGTTGCTGCTCGACCGCGCCCAGTTAATGGGACTGACCGCGCCGGAAATGACGGTTCTGATTGGCGGAATGCGTATGCTCGGTACCAACCACAATGGTACCAGACACGGCGTTTTCACCAATCGTGAAGGCCAGTTGACGAATGACTTCTTCGTCAATCTGACTGACATGGGTAATACCTGGAAGCCAGTGGGCGACAATCTCTATGAGATCCGCGATCGCAAGAGCGATCAGGTAAAGTGGACCGCGAGCCGTGTGGACCTGGTTTTCGGTTCAAACTCCATCCTGCGCTCCTATGCAGAAGTATATGCTCAGGACGACAATCAGGAGAAGTTTGTGAAGGACTTCATCGCCGCCTGGACCAAGGTCATGAACGCTGACCGGTTCGACATACAGAAATAA
- a CDS encoding DUF2835 domain-containing protein → MHQIIVDISISPDEWIKLYQGVATDVHARARDGRSVRFPARILSRFYLQDGVRGSFRILFDDSGKFSSIERF, encoded by the coding sequence ATGCACCAGATTATCGTGGACATAAGCATCAGCCCTGATGAGTGGATAAAGCTCTATCAGGGCGTTGCTACAGATGTTCACGCTCGAGCCCGGGACGGACGCTCTGTTCGTTTCCCGGCTCGTATTCTCTCCAGATTTTATCTCCAGGACGGTGTGCGGGGCAGCTTCCGTATCCTGTTCGATGATTCCGGCAAGTTCTCCTCCATCGAAAGATTCTGA